The genomic stretch CCCGCCCAATTACTAAATGAGCCTAGGTTCAAATTTTAGACCCACATCCTTTTACTAAATGAGTGAAGCTAAGTCAAGTCTAAGTCAACTCCATTAGACCCAATTATAAATGGGTATCTATCTAGTAGAAGGAGATCCACCCAAACCTATTTATAAATAGATCAGATCCAATAAGTCTGGTTAAGGGCTATCCAGACCCTGAACCAAACCCACTTACAAACAGATCTAGTCGGATCTAATGGGTCTAGGTCACCTTGATTTtatattaaaattaataaatGCCAATGATGGTCTAgacaaatttctcacaaacattgtgATGGAACCCACTAAGCATCTCAGCGCAAGAACTTCCTACAAAAACCTTTCACATGCAATCCACATGCATCTTAATTCACTAATCTCACCATTTTCAGTGCCAATTAGATTTCATGGTTCCCAAAGGTGAATTTCTCATTTTCCCATATTACAACTTTAATAGCCattaaaatggtgggccacaccataaatatcACATGGATTGAAAATCACACAACTGGCACTCATCTTGCTCCTGTACCAAAAACAATGGTCACTGCAACATAATCATCCTGTTTAATGGACCACATACCGATTTTCACCCCAGCTGATCTTTATGGTGCTGCCCACCTCTTCCACAGCTCAAATATACAGAAGATGAAGCATTGTATCCACACGGTTGCGTGGTTCTCTCCCATCAATCAAACTGCAGTGGTTGGCCCATCCCATAGTGCTGGCCCAGGGCATCACATCACATCGCAATTTGCGAAGTCTTTGAGGCAACATCTTACCACCATCCAACAATCATTAATCACGTCGATGGTGATCCGATGGCTGTGATGGGTTAACCAGCAGCTGAAGCCAAAATCAGCTTTCAACATCCTCCAGACAAACACTCTCAACCCATTAGATAATTGCATCAAACACCAATTTGAGAAGAAGAGGCCCCACACCAGACAACAACCAACTACATTCCATCACCACAACAAACCAGGGAAAACAAACAAGCAACAGGATATTGCAAGCAAGCCCTCAGTCACcacagcaaaaagaaaaaagaaaaaaagagaacaCCCCTAAAAATCAAAAACAAAACAGGCAAGCTTGTGTAAGTAAGCAGTAATCCAGTCTTCATACCTATTCTATCTATAGCAGCAAACCATTCTCTTCCGATCTTCATAGAGCTTCCTGCgcttcctcttcctcctcatcatACTCATCCTCGTCGGCAGTAGCATCCTGGTATTGCTGGTACTCCGACACTAGATCGTTCATGTTGCTCTCTGCCTCTGTAAACTCCATCTCGTCCATTCCTTCTCCAGTGTACCAGTGCAAGAAGGCCTTCCTCCGGAACATGGCTGTGAACTGCTCACTAACCCTGTGGAACATCTCCTGTATCGATGTCGAGTTCCCAATGAATGTGGCTGCCATCTTCAGCCCTGTTGGTGGTATGTCACAGACCGTCGACTTCACGTTGTTGGGGATCCACTCCACAAAGTAGGACGAGTTCTTGTTCTGCACATTGATCATTTGCTCATCCACTTCCTTTGTGCTCATCTTCCCCCGGAACATGGCTGAGGCCGTCAAGTAGCGGCCGTGGCGTGGGTCTGCTGCACACATCATGTTCTTGGCGTCCCACATTTGCTGGGTTAGCTCTGGGACAGTGAGGGCCCGGTACTGCTGGGACCCACGGGAGGTGAGTGGGGCAAACCCAACCATGAAGAAGTGGAGACGGGGGAAGGGGATGAGGTTGACAGCAAGCTTGCGGAGGTCAGAATTGAGCTGTCCTGGGAAGCGGAGGCAGCACGTCACGCCACTCATGGTCGCCGAGATCAAGTGGTTCAAGTCTCCAACTGGGCAGAAAGGAAAGATCAATGGTGAGTGTACAACATCTACTACATGTTTGATACAATGACtggtgccttgagagcaatgttcgAAGCAAAACCATGCATTATGGTCAATTTTACATGAGATAAAAATAACTTACAACTAGGAGTGGTGAGCTTGAGGGTACGGAAGCAGATGTCGTAGAGGGCCTCATTGTCCAAAACCATGCACTCATCTGCATTCTCCACTAGCTGGTGCACAGAGAGCGTCGCATTGTAGGGCTCAACGACTGTATCAGACACCTTTGGCGAAGGAAAGACTGAGAATGTAAGCATCATCCGATCTGGGTACTCTTCCCTTATCTTTGATATCAACAAAGTACCCATGCCAGAACCCGTTCCACCTCCCAATGAATGACACACCTGGAATCctggaaaaacaaaaaacaaaaacaaacaaagaagCATTTAGAAGAACTTCATAACAAACACCTCCCAAAACTCCATAAATGTCTTCTAAGAGTTAGGATTAATATCATACATAACATATCCACATTCTTCAAATAGAAAAGTTTATGACAAAATGAAAAGATGATGGATATTGAAAAACTAATCAGCCCCCTTGCAAAAACAGAGCATGCTGCTCCATCTCAAGCTTATAAAAGGCTTGGATTACAGGAGAGGAAGCTACACACAAGGGGCCTCAGAAACCTACTGTCAACTTCCTCAAAAGTCCCACACACAAGATCTCCCCCAAATTAACACAGCTTCACAGGAAGAGGTGGGCCCTTGCCACGAGGACCAGAAAAAGCCATGACCACATTCCTTCTCTCAGTCCTAAAGACACCACTAATCTATACAGCCCATGCCTTCTAAAGAGCATCCATAATAGATCTTTTACAGATTGATGATGTCAATCCAACCTCTCTGAGGTGACAAATGCCAATCCAGATCACTcagaaaaaagaggagagaaatcAGGTAAGATAAATGCACTTTGGAGAAGAATTCAACCCAAGAAcaaggaaaaaggaagaaaaaggccCCTTCCTCTGTAATTTTCCATACCTCCAATTCAAGAGAGGAAAAAAAGTGAGAGACCATCTCCACACCATTCTCTTAAGGGGTTTTCATACAATTTCCAACTAACTTCTGACTACTCACAACAGAAGAGTAACAAACtatcccaaaaataataataataataataataacaagaaaCAAACATGAACCACCAAAACAGAGTAGGATCCATGACTGGCAAGAATAGGGTTTCCACCAATCAGGGACCCAGTCCAAACAAAGTCAGTATCATTGGTTGGCTGGAATATTATTTCCAGCAACAATATGGAGGTCACTTGTTGGAGATTTGATTTCCACCCACCAGGGATCCTTCCTGATCATACCGGCCTTCAATTGTTTCACATGACCCATTGATCAACACCCCAGGTGGCCGACTCTCGGTGCTTCAGATGTGCAAGGACCATTGCATTTACAGCTATTAGGCCCTGGTAATTGAATAATCTTTCAGCCATGATCACTATAAGAAATACAGTAcagacaacaacaacaagaaatacaacacacacacacatgacaaCATGTAGCATGCCCAAGGCCACCATGGCACATGTGCAAGATTCCATTCCATCAGGTAGGTCTTATCACAAAATACACAGTGATTAGACAATTATAGCTGTCCAATGAATCAGGTCATTGATCATGTATCACAATCTATTGGGTCcacagttttttttaaaaaaaaatctcagtGACTGGACAATTTGAACTGCCTCGTGAATATGGTTGATTGCCTGTTAGTATCGATTTTAATCCTCATGTGTGGGCCACTGGTTGGATGGTTCGTACCATCCAATCAGTGAGCCATTGTACCATGTTTATCATCTCTCAAATCAAAATCCTACTCTTTTATCTTCAGAATAAGGATCACATACAACTGGCAGTAGCTTAGCTTAAGCTACAACTCATCAAGGCGTGCCACTGTTAAAAGGTAAACCCACCCAAGATCACTAGATGCAAAAGCTTTGGCTAGTCAAATCATCATGCAGGCAACCCCCGTAAATCAACTGGCCACTGGTCTGATCCAACAGACAGTTGCACTGGCCAGATTCCATACCCGATAAACTCCAGTCTACATCCTGCCTTTCACACAAGACAGTCATCAATTAATTGACAGCCTTCCATTCACACAGCACAGAATTTAGCATGCTTCTGGGCACCATGGCTCATATGCAAGATTCCAGTCCATCGGGAGGCCTTACTGTTGTTGATATCTCAAATCTTTCAACAACAGgatctatcgatggcatcaacagaccgtTCGATACCATCATGAgctgttcaatgccatcaacaacttctcgatgtcatcaagaaaatccaaaaatcccATGTTGATTGCTGAATACTTTGTGATGTTccgcttgatgccatcgaagtcccatcaaggTGCCTtcgaaaaaatttgaaaaatccatgTTTTACCGCTGGAACATTTTAATGtttaattcgatgcc from Magnolia sinica isolate HGM2019 chromosome 17, MsV1, whole genome shotgun sequence encodes the following:
- the LOC131230677 gene encoding tubulin beta-8 chain-like; translated protein: MREILHIQGGQCGNQIGAKFWEVVCAEHGIDPTGRYQGDSDLQLERVNVYYNEASCGRFVPRAVLMDLEPGTMDSVRSGPYGQIFRPDNFVFGQSGAGNNWAKGHYTEGAELIDSVLDVVRKEAENCDCLQGFQVCHSLGGGTGSGMGTLLISKIREEYPDRMMLTFSVFPSPKVSDTVVEPYNATLSVHQLVENADECMVLDNEALYDICFRTLKLTTPSFGDLNHLISATMSGVTCCLRFPGQLNSDLRKLAVNLIPFPRLHFFMVGFAPLTSRGSQQYRALTVPELTQQMWDAKNMMCAADPRHGRYLTASAMFRGKMSTKEVDEQMINVQNKNSSYFVEWIPNNVKSTVCDIPPTGLKMAATFIGNSTSIQEMFHRVSEQFTAMFRRKAFLHWYTGEGMDEMEFTEAESNMNDLVSEYQQYQDATADEDEYDEEEEEAQEAL